The Erinaceus europaeus chromosome 16, mEriEur2.1, whole genome shotgun sequence genome includes a window with the following:
- the UBAP1L gene encoding ubiquitin-associated protein 1-like, with protein MSALDGVEFKLPKGFPTGPEPLPTPELSVPACRELLLGSLHDFGLERRALLWVEAASRGRCPGPRGDPATATATAPPAWLLLLSSEPGRVPAPPDDAVRDEEAQEEEEEEDEEDCEEDGAPPAGQAEPPPRSPSGPPGAPRRGSLDALRRELRGARRRLSGGPRALLLRLRRLRLAGAPAPLLGPHACPPPPEGPPQPPSAPGLHPDSAGLLSALSREEQDLIGPVVALGYPLHRAMGALQKTGCRSPSQFLGYLGACDRLQGLGFPEGQVEEAMEMFQFQELQAAEFLRLWEQLSDMGFEQDRVKAALLVAGNHGEQALEELVACAP; from the exons ATGAGCGCCCTTGATGGAGTGGAGTTCAAGCTGCCCAAGGGCTTCCCGACAGGCCCCGAGCCCCTGCCCACGCCAGAGCTCAGTgtcccagcctgcagggagcTTCTCCTGGGCTCCTTG CACGACTTCGGCCTGGAGCGCAGGGCGCTGCTGTGGGTGGAGGCGGCCTCGCGGGGGCGCTGCCCCGGCCCGCGCGGGGACCCGGCCACCGCCACCGCTACCGCGCCGCCCGCCTGGCTTCTGCTGCTCAGCTCCGAGCCTGGGCGGGTCCCCGCGCCCCCCGACGACGCGGTCCGGGACGAGGAggcccaggaggaggaggaggaggaggacgaggaggattGCGAGGAGGATGGTGCCCCTCCGGCCGGCCAGGCGGAGCCGCCGCCCCGCAGCCCCTCGGGCCCCCCCGGAGCCCCCCGCCGGGGCTCGCTGGACGCGCTGCGCCGGGAGCTGCGGGGGGCGCGACGGCGGCTGTCGGGGGGGCCCCGGGCCCTGCTGCTCCGCCTGCGCCGCCTGCGCCTCGCCGGGGCCCCCGCG CCGCTCCTCGGCCCACACGCCTGCCCGCCCCCTCCGGAGggtcccccccagccccccagcgccCCTGGGCTGCACCCCGACTCTGCCGGCCTGCTGTCCGCCCTGAGCCGGGAGGAGCAAGACCTCATTGGGCCGGTGGTGGCCCTGGGGTACCCGCTGCACAGGGCCATGGGGGCTCTGCAGAAGACGGGCTGCAGGAGCCCCAGCCAG TTTCTCGGCTACCTGGGCGCGTGTGACCGGCTGCAGGGTCTGGGCTTCCCGGAGGGGCAGGTGGAAGAGGCCATGGAGATGTTCCAGTTCCAGGAGCTCCAG GCGGCCGAGTTCCTGCGCCTCTGGGAGCAGCTCAGTGACATGGGTTTCGAGCAGGACCGCGTGAAGGCAGCGCTGCTGGTGGCCGGGAACCACGGGGAGCAGGCGCTGGAGGAGCTGGTGGCCTGTGCCCCGTGA